From Longimicrobiaceae bacterium:
GCACCCCGCGAAGAAGGCGAGCCCGTCGATGCGCACCGGCCCCACGACCGTCGCCGGGCCACCCACGGCGCAAAGCTCCGCGGGCGTGCCGCCGCTCCGGTACAGGGCGTACTGGTAGGGAGCGACGCGGGCGATGGCCGCGGTCTGGGTGAGCGTGCGCTGCCCGCCGGAAGCGCCGACCACGTGGACCCGCATCTCGATCTCGATCGTCCGCGAGGCGGTCTGGCCCTGCGGCCGCGGGATCGCGGAGTACCGTAGCCGGGGCTGGTCCGTCCAGATGTCGAGCGGCTGCGCATCGTCCGGTACGGGGTCCAGCTCGCGGACCGCGACGACGCGGAAGCCCGTCCCGTCCGGGTCCACCGTGGCGCCGTCGACTGTCGGGAGCGTGGCCACGCCGGCGTTCAGCTCCGCGACGTCGGCCGCGTCCAGCGCGCCCAGGCGCAGCGCGGCCCGGCTCCGCAGGCGCTCCGTCATCGTTTCGATCACGCTGCTTCCGGCCGCGTCCAGCACGCTGCTCTCAGCATGGGCGCCGCGGGTGCGCTCCGCCGCCTCCAGGTTCAGCATCGCCCCGCCGATCAGCATCGCTAGCAGGAGCATGACGAGGAGCGCGCCGATCAGCGCGCTGCCTCGCTCGTCCGTCAGGGACCCGCCCCCGCCCTCGCTTTCCCCGTACAGCGAACAGACCGCGCAGAGCTGGGCGTCCCCGAACAGGCGCGTCCCGTAGCGTGGGCTGGCTCCGCAGCGGGCACACCGTTCCGCCGTCGCCCGGCTGCTCCGCGGACGGAGGCCGAGCACGAGCGTGCGAGCCCGCGGATCGAAGACGAGCGGACCCACCTCCAGGGACTTCGGCAGCGCGGCGGCGATGCGCTCCAGGTCGTCCGCGACGGGGGCGACGTACCGCCGGGTGACGCGGAGGGCTTCGGGAGCGCCGAGCCCCCCGGGCGCCGCGTTCCATTCGAGCGTCAGCGCCGCCCCTTCGCCCTCGGCGCCGCGCCAGCTCCCCGGCGCCCGCGCGGCCCGGTCGCGCAGGGCGGCAAGAGCCTCTTGGAGGGTCAGCTTCGCCTGGTCGGTACGTGTCTCGTCGGTCATTGCGCTTCGCGGGCGCCGCCTCGGGCTACTGGGGCGAGCGATTGGACGATTCTCACCACCTGGGTGGTGCGGGCTCCCTGCGTACTCGTTCCAACGACGGCCACGGTGACGCGGACGGCCACCAGGGTGTGGTACCCGCGCGCGTACGTGTAGCCGACTGCGCCTGCCTCCGGGCTGCTGGCGGCCGAGCGGTTGGGGCTGCTCGCCAGCCCGGCGGCATCGACCCCGTCGCCGCGGCTCCATCCGGCGCCGCCCTCGTGGGCCGCTTCGACCTGCAGGGATGCGATCGGACCGGCGACGCGGCGGGCCGGGTTCCAGTCCCCGCCGGCGGTGAGCCCGCGCTGCAGGAGGAGTGCCCGTTCCGCCCCCTCCGCCGCGGTCCAGAACCGCGCCGGCTCGACGGGGAGCGCCGCTACCGCGGGAGATCCGCCGCCGCTGACGCCGGACCACTCGCGCGGGGCGGGGAAGCCCAGGGCGGCCGTGAGGTCGGTAGTGGCGACGTCCGTGTAGAGGGCCGACGTGCCGGCAGGTGCGCAGGCGGAGCGGGCGCGCGGAGCGGCTGCCCGCACCGCCCGGGTCTCCACGCATCGGGAGCCGTCCGGATAGTACGACTCCGCGCAGGACGGAGCGGTGGTGCCGCCCGGCGCGAGCGTGCCGGCGATCACCTCGGTCACGGCCACGCCCGGCACCAGGGTCACGGGGCAGAAAGCTGCGGGGACGCAGTCGGCCCCGCAAGGTGCCGCATAGGCAGGCTGGACGGCACCCGCGAGTAGCAGTCGGTACCCGATGCGGGCCGAGCCGACCGCGAGGAGCGTCCCCGGCCGGAGCGCTCCCGCCCGGTCCCCGCGAAGCGCGATGCAGCTCCCGGGAGCGCCGGTGCGGCAGGGCCGGCTGGCGACGGGGAGCGCCGCCCCGGTGGTGCGCAGCAGGAGCAGGGTGTCCGCCGGGGAGCCGTCCGGGGACGTGGCGGCCGACGCTCGGAGCATCCCCAGGTTGGGGGCGGAGATGCCATCTCGGGCGGCCTGTTCCAGCGCGCGTCCGACCGCCGACTCGATGTTGCGCCGGGTCCGCTCGGCGTCCGCGCGGCGGAGCTCGCTCCGATGCAGCGACGTGCCGACCTGCGCGAGGCTCCACGCCATGCCCGCGAGCGCCGCGGCGACCACCAGCACGACCAGCAGCTCGATCATCGTGAACCCCGCGCGGCCGGCAGCCAGCCGGGCATCGGTGGGCCGCGTCACGGCGTCCCCGCCGGGCTCCAGCGCCCCGTGGCGGGCCGGGCGCCGGCGTCCACGATCACGCGGCGGGCGCGCGTCGTCCACGTACCCGCGTCCAGGTGCTCGACCGTCACCGCGACCTGGGCGAGCGCGCCCGCGCACCCCGAAGCTGCTACGCCGTCGTCGGCGGGCCGGGCGGACGCGGGGTCGCAGAGCACCTGCCGCTCCACGAATACGCGATAGGGTCCGGCCGGGTCGGGCGTGCCGTCGTCCGCGAGGCGGGTGGCGGTCCCGGGCGAGGGGACGTTCCAGACACCGCCGGCGCGGGCGGCTTCGACCTCCGCGTCCGCGATCCGCCGGGACATCTCCGAAGCCCGGCGGCGGGCGTTCTGCTGCTGCGACTGCCCCAGGAGCTGGATGATCCCCGCGGCGCCGATCGCGAGCACGACGAGGGCGACCATCACCTCCACGAGCGTGAAGCCCGACGGACGGGCACAACGGTTCGGAGTCATCGTGCCAGCGGCTTCCAGGTGGAGGTTCCCATCTCCCAGCACCACGCCTGCACGGCTCCGGTCGCGTCCAGCGTGACGGCGGCCACGCGCTGCGCCTCCCGTCCGGAGCGCAGGAGGTAGACGGCGGCCGGAGCCGGCGGGGAGCACGCGCCGTCGGCCCCGCAGAACACCTGCGCCGGCAGCGCGCCGACGGGCTGCCCGAGCGGGTCCCGCGCCGCCGTCCCTCCTCCCCACACGAGCCCGTCCGGCAGCTCCTGCCACTCGTCCGCGGGCGTCGCCCCCAGCGACAGCGCCCCCGGCGCGCCCACGCGTGCGGCGTAGTGCCCGTCCGGGCGCACCGCGATCAGCGCCTCTCCGTCCGTTGCGACCGCCTGCTCCCGGGCCCGCTCGATCTCCGCCGCGAGCCGCTGTGCCGCCAGCTCGACCGGGAGGACCTCGGATGGGCGCTGGAGGGCCATGTACGCCGTGGCCAGCACGGCCAGCGTCGCCAGGACCACCAGCAGCTCCACCGCGGAGAAGCCGCGAGCGTCCCCGCGCACCCGGCGCGGGGTACCACGAGCCGCTGTGCCTACCCTCCAACTCGTTCCCTCACCACCACATCTCCATCGCCTCATGATCAACCCGCTGAAGAGGTTCGTCCCGCGCGGCGACCCCGCATCCGCCCCGGTGGCGGTAGGCATCGACCTCGGTGTCCGCAGGATCAAGGTGGCCGTCGTCGGCGAGGGGGAGGGAAGGCCCGAGCTGGTCTGGACCCTGGACGTGCCGACCCCCGGCGGGATTCTCGGGGCGGATGGCAGCTTCGATTCGGTCGCTGCGGGCCGTGTGCTCGCGCAGCTGCTCGAGGGGGCGCCGGTCCCGGCGGGAGCCCGCGGAGCCGTGGTGCTTCCCTCCGCCGTGCTCCGCGTCCGCCGCCTGCAGGCGCCTTCGATGGATCCCGCCGCCCTCGGACGGCTGCTCGCGGACGACTCTGAGCTGCGGGTTCCGGGCGTCGCGCCGGAGGGGCTGCACCGCGCCTTCTCGCCCGTCGCTGATACCCCGGCGGCCGCGCCCGGGGACGGGTCGAGGACGCTCGTCGCCGCCGCCGCGCGGCGTGATGCGGTGCGTGCCTACGGCGCGGCCGCGGAGGCCGCGGGCGTGGCGCCGCGGCTCGCCGCACCCGCCGTCGCGCTCGCGAACCTCCACGCCCTGCTGCACCCGGAAGAGACCTCCCGGGCGGTGCTCCTCCTCCACGTCGGCTCCGCGCGGACGGAGCTGGTGGTGGTGCACGGAGGCGCACCGCTGCTGGTCCTGCCGGTCGTGCTGGGTACCGACCACCTGTACGAGCGCGTGCGCGCGGTCCTGCGCGGGGGCGTCGATCCCGAGAAGGCGCTGCGGGAGATGGACGCGGTGGACGGCGACCCCGCGGCGTGCGAGGCGGTGGACGAGTGGCTGGCGCGCATCCGCGGATCGCACCGCACGGCCCTGGGCGCGGCCGAGCAGCGCCTTCGCGGCCGGCTGGACGGGCTGCCGGTCCGGATCTCGGGCGGGGCGGCGGAGTTCGGCATCGTCGCGAGGCGCCTGGCCGCCTCGCTCGCCGACCCGGTGGGGGTCCTCGATCCCGCGCCCGGGTTTCCCGATCCCCCTCCGGGGCACGTGCCGACCCCGGCGCACGCACTCGCGCTCGGGGCGGCCCTGGAGGCCCGGGCTGCGGCAGCCGCGGACGCTGGGCCCGCCGGGCCTCGTGCCCTCCTGCTCGACCTGGCGCTCCCGGCCGAGGGCAGGACGCGGGGCGGGGCGAGAGAATCCGTGGCCGCGCTGGCGAGGGATCTCAGGGTGTGGGGGAGCGTGGCCGGCGCGCTGCTGATCGCGCTCGGCGTCCCCGCCGTGCTCCAGGCGCGTCTCGCGCGCGCGGAGAGGGAGCTGGGCTCCGCGCGGGAGGCCTACCGGAAAGAAGCGGCCGCGGTCTCGGCGGACAGCGCACGCGTCGCCGCGCTCCAGGCCGACAGCACCCGACTCGCCGGGACGCTGGGCACGCTCGCGCGGCTGGAGGGGCAGCGGTACGCGTGGCCGAGGCTGATGGACGCGGCTGCCGCGACGCTCCCGCGCTACGCGTGGATCACGGGGCTGGAGCTGGATCCCGCCGAGCACGAAGCCCCGGCAAGGTTCCGGGTGCGGGCCGTGGCGCCGGCACAGGACGACGTGAGCCGGTACGAGCGGGCGCTCGGCGGAAGCGCGGGTGCCTCGCGCGTGGCGCTGGAGGGGTCGGAGAGCCTGCAGTCCGGGCCCTTCGTGCTGGTCGGGTTCACGCTCGCGGGGGACTTCGGATTTGCCCCGCCCGGGGACCGTTCCCAGCCGGAAGCGGCGGGGTACCACCCCGGCGAAAGAATGCCTCCCGTACCCGCTTCCCGCCCGTGACTCCTCCGCCGAACACCGCCCTCCGCAACCGTGCCGCCGCCGTCGTGCTGATGCTGGGCGTTCTCGCCGCGGCCGGGCAGTGGACGGCTGCCATCCGGCCCCGGTCGGCCGCGCTGGAGGGCCGGCGCCGCGCGCTCGAAGCGGAGCGCACCCGGCTGGCCGGCACGCGGGCGGAGCTGCTGCGCCTCGGCTCGGAGGGGATCGCGTCCCGCAACCGGGTCCTGCGCGCGGAGGTGCTCCGCCGCGAGGCGCTGGCGCCCGCCGGGAACGCCGACGCGGTCGGCGTCCAGGTGCGCGAGCGCTTCGCCGCGCTGGCGGCCCGCTACGGGGTGCATGCGCCCAGCTTCGAGCCCGTGCCGGTGCGTGCCGAGGGTGACCTGCAGGTCGCGGGGCTGAAGATCCGGGCGGCGGGCGAGTACCACGCCATCGGTACCTGGCTGACCGAGGCGCTCGCCGACGACCGGCTGCTCGACGTGCAGCGCGCCCGCTTGGAAGCGGTGCCGGACTCCCTCACGGGGGCGCTGCGGGGCAGTCCGCCGCCACCGGCGGGCGGAGCTCCGGGGGCGGGACCCGCGCCCGCCGACCCCGCGCTGCAGCTCGCAGGCGCGGCGCCGCTCGACGCGGTGGTGGAGGTGGTGGTGCAGTGGTATGCGCTGCCGGGAAAGCCCGGCGCGCAGGCGGCGTCCCCCAGCGCGGAGGTACGGTGATGGCTCGGTGGAGGTGGTGGGCCGCGTGCGCGGCGGTGGCGCTCATGCCCGGTGCGGTCGCCGCCCAGGAGCGGTGGACGTACCCCCGCGGAGCGGGACGCGCGAATCCGCTCGCGCCCCCGGCGGAGCTGTACTCGGCGGAGGTCGCGCCGCCGCTGGTGGTCACGAGCGTGATGGGCGCGGCGGGAGGGCC
This genomic window contains:
- a CDS encoding type II secretion system protein — translated: MTPNRCARPSGFTLVEVMVALVVLAIGAAGIIQLLGQSQQQNARRRASEMSRRIADAEVEAARAGGVWNVPSPGTATRLADDGTPDPAGPYRVFVERQVLCDPASARPADDGVAASGCAGALAQVAVTVEHLDAGTWTTRARRVIVDAGARPATGRWSPAGTP
- a CDS encoding prepilin-type N-terminal cleavage/methylation domain-containing protein, whose product is MRGDARGFSAVELLVVLATLAVLATAYMALQRPSEVLPVELAAQRLAAEIERAREQAVATDGEALIAVRPDGHYAARVGAPGALSLGATPADEWQELPDGLVWGGGTAARDPLGQPVGALPAQVFCGADGACSPPAPAAVYLLRSGREAQRVAAVTLDATGAVQAWCWEMGTSTWKPLAR
- a CDS encoding prepilin-type N-terminal cleavage/methylation domain-containing protein; protein product: MTRPTDARLAAGRAGFTMIELLVVLVVAAALAGMAWSLAQVGTSLHRSELRRADAERTRRNIESAVGRALEQAARDGISAPNLGMLRASAATSPDGSPADTLLLLRTTGAALPVASRPCRTGAPGSCIALRGDRAGALRPGTLLAVGSARIGYRLLLAGAVQPAYAAPCGADCVPAAFCPVTLVPGVAVTEVIAGTLAPGGTTAPSCAESYYPDGSRCVETRAVRAAAPRARSACAPAGTSALYTDVATTDLTAALGFPAPREWSGVSGGGSPAVAALPVEPARFWTAAEGAERALLLQRGLTAGGDWNPARRVAGPIASLQVEAAHEGGAGWSRGDGVDAAGLASSPNRSAASSPEAGAVGYTYARGYHTLVAVRVTVAVVGTSTQGARTTQVVRIVQSLAPVARGGAREAQ